The Pseudomonas allokribbensis genome has a window encoding:
- the sdhD gene encoding succinate dehydrogenase, hydrophobic membrane anchor protein gives MVTSVTNLSRSGLYDWMAQRVSAVVLAAYFIFLIGYLAAHPGIGYEQWHGLFAHNGMRIFSLLALVALGAHAWVGMWTIATDYLTPMALGKSATAVRFLFQAVCGVAMFAYFVWGVQILWGI, from the coding sequence ATGGTAACCAGCGTTACGAACCTTTCGCGTTCGGGCCTCTATGACTGGATGGCACAGCGTGTGTCTGCGGTTGTTCTCGCGGCTTATTTCATCTTCCTGATCGGCTACCTCGCCGCTCACCCGGGCATTGGCTATGAACAATGGCATGGCCTGTTCGCCCACAACGGAATGCGTATCTTCAGTCTGCTGGCACTGGTTGCCCTGGGCGCTCACGCCTGGGTCGGCATGTGGACCATCGCGACTGACTACCTGACGCCGATGGCGCTGGGCAAGTCCGCGACTGCAGTACGTTTCCTTTTCCAGGCAGTATGCGGCGTTGCGATGTTCGCTTACTTCGTCTGGGGTGTGCAGATTCTCTGGGGTATCTGA
- the sdhA gene encoding succinate dehydrogenase flavoprotein subunit, translating into MANIPTISFDAIIIGGGGAGMRAALQLAQGGHKTAVITKVFPTRSHTVSAQGGITCAIASADPNDDWRWHMYDTVKGSDYIGDQDAIEYMCQEGPAAVFELDHMGLPFSRTEQGRIYQRPFGGQSKDYGKGGQAARTCAASDRTGHALLHTLYQGNLKAGTTFLNEYYAVDLVKNQEGEFVGVIAICIETGETTYIRAKATVLATGGAGRIYASTTNALINTGDGVGMALRAGVPVQDIEMWQFHPTGIAGAGVLVTEGCRGEGGYLINKHGERFMERYAPNAKDLAGRDVVARSMVKEIIAGNGCGPNGDHVMLKLDHLGEEVLHSRLPGICELSKTFAHVDPVVAPVPVVPTCHYMMGGVATNIHGQAITQDAEGVDQIIPGLFAVGEVACVSVHGANRLGGNSLLDLVVFGRAAGLHLEKALTDGIEYDDATEADIEAALSRLNALNNRTDGEDVATLRRELQSCMQNYFGVFRTGEYMQKGIAQLADLRKRIANVKINDKSQAFNTARIEALELQNLLEVAEATAIAAEVRKESRGAHAREDFEDRDDENWLCHTLYFPGDKRVTKRAVNFSPKTVPTFEPKVRTY; encoded by the coding sequence ATGGCTAACATTCCAACGATTTCTTTCGACGCCATCATTATTGGTGGTGGCGGTGCCGGCATGCGCGCTGCGCTGCAGCTGGCACAGGGCGGTCACAAGACTGCCGTGATCACCAAGGTCTTCCCGACCCGTTCGCACACTGTATCCGCCCAGGGCGGCATCACTTGCGCCATCGCGTCCGCTGACCCGAACGATGACTGGCGCTGGCACATGTACGATACCGTCAAGGGTTCCGACTACATCGGTGACCAGGACGCTATCGAATACATGTGTCAGGAAGGCCCGGCTGCCGTTTTCGAGCTGGACCACATGGGTCTGCCGTTCTCGCGTACCGAGCAAGGCCGTATCTACCAGCGTCCGTTCGGCGGTCAGTCGAAGGATTACGGTAAAGGCGGGCAGGCTGCCCGTACTTGCGCCGCATCCGACCGTACCGGGCACGCGCTGCTGCACACCCTTTATCAGGGCAACCTGAAAGCCGGTACCACGTTCCTGAACGAGTACTACGCTGTCGACCTGGTGAAAAACCAGGAAGGCGAATTCGTCGGTGTGATCGCGATCTGCATCGAAACCGGCGAAACCACCTACATCCGCGCGAAAGCCACCGTACTGGCGACCGGCGGTGCAGGTCGTATCTATGCATCCACCACCAACGCCCTGATCAACACCGGTGACGGCGTCGGCATGGCTCTGCGTGCTGGCGTGCCGGTACAAGACATCGAAATGTGGCAGTTCCACCCGACCGGCATCGCCGGCGCCGGTGTACTGGTTACAGAAGGCTGCCGTGGTGAAGGTGGTTACCTGATCAACAAGCACGGCGAGCGTTTCATGGAGCGTTACGCTCCGAACGCCAAAGACCTGGCTGGTCGTGACGTGGTTGCCCGTTCGATGGTTAAAGAAATCATCGCCGGCAACGGTTGCGGTCCGAATGGCGACCACGTAATGCTCAAACTCGACCACCTGGGCGAGGAAGTGCTGCACAGCCGTCTGCCAGGCATCTGCGAACTGTCGAAGACTTTCGCTCACGTTGACCCGGTTGTTGCTCCGGTTCCGGTTGTTCCGACTTGCCACTATATGATGGGCGGCGTTGCCACCAACATTCATGGCCAGGCGATCACCCAGGACGCCGAAGGCGTGGATCAGATCATCCCAGGTCTGTTCGCGGTCGGTGAAGTGGCTTGCGTATCGGTTCACGGCGCCAACCGTCTGGGCGGCAACTCGCTGCTCGACCTGGTGGTTTTCGGTCGCGCTGCCGGCCTGCACCTCGAAAAAGCGCTGACTGACGGCATCGAATACGATGACGCCACTGAAGCCGACATCGAAGCTGCACTGTCGCGCCTGAACGCACTGAACAACCGTACCGACGGCGAAGACGTCGCTACCCTGCGTCGCGAGCTGCAAAGCTGCATGCAGAACTACTTCGGTGTATTCCGTACCGGCGAATACATGCAGAAAGGTATTGCCCAGCTGGCGGATCTGCGCAAGCGCATCGCGAATGTGAAGATCAACGATAAGTCGCAGGCGTTCAACACTGCACGTATCGAAGCGCTGGAACTGCAAAACCTGCTGGAAGTGGCTGAAGCTACCGCCATCGCTGCCGAAGTACGTAAAGAGTCCCGCGGCGCTCACGCCCGTGAAGACTTCGAAGATCGTGACGACGAAAACTGGCTGTGCCACACCCTGTACTTCCCGGGTGACAAGCGCGTCACCAAGCGTGCCGTGAACTTCTCGCCGAAGACTGTTCCGACTTTCGAACCAAAAGTCCGGACTTATTAA
- the sdhC gene encoding succinate dehydrogenase, cytochrome b556 subunit has translation MKSQRPVNLDLRTIKLPITGVTSFLHRVSGIILFLGLGIMLYALGKSLGSEEGYVEVKACLTSPLAKFVAWGLLSALLYHLVAGVRHLIMDMGIGETLEGGRLGSKIIIAVSVVLIVLAGVWIW, from the coding sequence GTGAAAAGCCAACGACCTGTAAACCTAGACCTAAGGACCATCAAACTCCCCATCACCGGCGTTACGTCGTTTCTTCACCGTGTTTCCGGCATCATCCTCTTCCTGGGCCTTGGCATCATGCTTTATGCATTGGGCAAATCCCTGGGTTCCGAGGAAGGTTATGTCGAGGTGAAGGCATGCTTGACCAGCCCGCTGGCCAAGTTCGTAGCATGGGGCCTCCTGTCCGCTCTGCTGTATCACCTGGTTGCCGGTGTGCGCCACTTGATCATGGACATGGGCATCGGTGAGACGCTGGAAGGCGGCCGCCTGGGCTCGAAAATTATCATCGCCGTTTCCGTGGTGCTGATCGTTCTGGCAGGAGTTTGGATATGGTAA
- a CDS encoding serine/threonine protein kinase: MLRSLRFVALLGGLILSASALAVDIDAASYGYPLTNPFEATIATTPPDLRPELPSDDDINQTDRSVTLRPEREFILPDNFWPVKKLTYRIATQDKAAPLIFLIAGTGARYDSTLNEYLKKLYYKAGYHVVQLSSPTSFDFMSAASRFATPGVTKEDAEDMYRVMQAVRAQNPKLPVTDYYLSGYSLGALDAAFVAHLDETRRSFNFKKVLLLNPPVNLYTSVTNLDKLVQTEVKGINNSTTFYELVLGKLTRYFQQKGYIDLNDALLYDFQQSKQHLSNEQMAMLIGTSFRFSAADIAFTSDLINRRGLITPPKFPITEGTSLTPFLKRALQCDFDCYLTEQVIPMWRARTDGGSLLQLIDQVSLYALKDYLHDSPKIAVMHNADDVILGPGDLGFLRKTFGDRLTVYPLGGHCGNLNYRVNSDAMLEFFRG, translated from the coding sequence ATGCTCCGATCCTTGCGCTTCGTCGCCCTGCTGGGCGGCCTTATTCTGAGTGCGTCCGCGCTGGCGGTGGATATCGACGCCGCCAGTTATGGCTATCCCCTGACCAACCCGTTCGAAGCGACCATCGCCACCACGCCGCCGGACCTGCGTCCGGAGTTGCCGTCGGACGACGACATCAATCAGACCGACCGCAGCGTCACCCTGCGCCCGGAACGCGAATTCATCCTGCCGGACAATTTCTGGCCGGTGAAAAAACTGACGTATCGCATCGCCACCCAGGACAAGGCCGCCCCGCTGATCTTCCTGATCGCCGGCACCGGCGCACGCTATGACAGCACCCTCAACGAATACCTGAAAAAGCTCTACTACAAGGCCGGCTACCACGTGGTGCAGTTGTCCTCCCCGACCAGTTTCGACTTCATGAGCGCTGCCTCGCGTTTCGCCACCCCCGGCGTGACCAAGGAAGACGCCGAAGACATGTACCGGGTGATGCAGGCCGTGCGTGCGCAGAACCCGAAACTGCCGGTCACCGACTATTACCTCAGCGGCTACAGCCTCGGTGCGCTGGACGCAGCATTCGTCGCCCACCTGGACGAAACCCGTCGCAGCTTCAACTTCAAGAAAGTCCTGTTGCTGAACCCGCCGGTCAACCTCTACACCTCGGTCACCAACCTCGACAAGCTGGTGCAGACCGAGGTCAAGGGCATCAACAACAGCACCACGTTCTATGAACTGGTGCTGGGCAAGCTGACCCGTTACTTCCAGCAGAAAGGCTACATCGATCTCAACGATGCCCTGCTCTATGACTTCCAACAGTCCAAGCAGCACCTGAGCAACGAGCAGATGGCGATGCTGATCGGCACCTCGTTCCGCTTCTCGGCGGCGGACATTGCCTTCACCTCGGACCTGATCAACCGTCGCGGCCTGATCACCCCGCCGAAATTCCCGATCACCGAAGGCACCAGCCTCACGCCGTTCCTCAAGCGTGCGCTGCAATGTGACTTCGACTGCTACCTCACCGAACAGGTGATCCCGATGTGGCGCGCCCGCACCGATGGCGGCAGCCTGCTGCAACTGATCGATCAGGTCAGCCTGTATGCCCTCAAGGATTACCTGCACGACAGCCCGAAAATCGCCGTGATGCACAACGCCGACGACGTGATCCTCGGCCCGGGCGACCTCGGCTTCCTGCGCAAGACCTTCGGCGATCGCCTGACGGTTTATCCACTGGGCGGCCATTGCGGCAACCTTAACTACCGCGTCAACAGCGACGCCATGCTGGAGTTCTTCCGTGGCTAA
- a CDS encoding DUF485 domain-containing protein, with amino-acid sequence MNDSIYLSIQNSPRFKELVKKRERFAWILSAIMLGLYSGFILLIAYGPQVLGTKISAGSSITWGIPIGVGLIVSAFVLTGIYVRRANGEFDDLNNAILKEAQQ; translated from the coding sequence ATGAACGACAGCATTTACCTCTCTATTCAGAACAGCCCGCGCTTCAAGGAGCTGGTGAAAAAAAGGGAAAGGTTCGCCTGGATACTCTCGGCGATCATGCTAGGGCTCTACTCCGGATTCATCCTTCTGATCGCGTACGGGCCGCAAGTGCTCGGGACCAAAATCAGTGCCGGTTCATCGATCACCTGGGGCATCCCCATCGGTGTCGGGCTGATTGTCTCGGCCTTCGTCCTGACCGGTATCTATGTACGCCGCGCCAATGGCGAGTTCGACGACCTGAACAATGCGATTCTCAAGGAGGCTCAGCAATGA
- the gltA gene encoding citrate synthase, producing MADKKAQLIIEGAAPVELPILTGTVGPDVIDVRGLTATGRFTFDPGFMSTASCESKITYIDGDNGILLHRGYPIEQLAEKSDYLETCYLLLNGELPTAEQKAQFVGTVKNHTMVHEQLKTFFNGFRRDAHPMAVMCGVVGALSAFYHDSLDINNPQHREISAIRLVAKMPTLAAMVYKYSMGQPMMYPRNDLSYAENFLHMMFNTPCEIKPISPVLAKAMDRIFILHADHEQNASTSTVRLAGSSGANPFACIAAGIAALWGPAHGGANEAVLTMLDEIGDVSNIDKFIAKAKDKNDPFKLMGFGHRVYKNRDPRATVMKQTCDEVLKELGIQNDPQLELAMRLEEIALTDPYFIERSLYPNVDFYSGIILKAIGIPTSMFTVIFALARTVGWISHWKEMLSSPYKIGRPRQLYTGYESRDITKLEDRK from the coding sequence ATGGCTGACAAAAAAGCGCAGTTGATCATCGAGGGCGCAGCCCCCGTCGAGCTGCCCATTTTAACCGGCACCGTTGGTCCCGATGTAATTGATGTTCGGGGCCTGACGGCCACGGGCCGCTTCACTTTCGACCCCGGTTTCATGTCGACCGCTTCCTGCGAATCGAAGATCACCTATATCGATGGCGACAACGGCATCCTGCTGCACCGCGGCTACCCGATCGAACAACTGGCTGAAAAGTCGGACTACCTGGAAACCTGCTACCTGCTGCTGAACGGCGAACTGCCGACTGCAGAGCAAAAGGCCCAGTTCGTCGGCACCGTGAAGAACCACACCATGGTTCACGAACAGCTGAAAACCTTCTTCAACGGCTTCCGCCGTGACGCCCACCCGATGGCCGTCATGTGTGGTGTAGTCGGCGCCCTCTCGGCCTTCTACCACGACTCCCTCGACATCAATAACCCGCAGCATCGCGAAATCTCCGCGATCCGCCTGGTTGCCAAGATGCCGACCCTGGCCGCGATGGTTTACAAGTACTCCATGGGCCAACCCATGATGTACCCGCGCAACGACCTGTCGTACGCGGAAAACTTCCTGCACATGATGTTCAACACCCCGTGCGAGATCAAACCGATCAGCCCGGTACTCGCCAAGGCCATGGACCGGATCTTCATCCTCCACGCCGACCACGAGCAGAACGCTTCGACCTCCACCGTGCGTCTGGCCGGTTCCTCGGGCGCCAACCCGTTCGCCTGTATCGCCGCCGGTATCGCCGCACTGTGGGGCCCTGCCCACGGCGGTGCGAACGAAGCCGTGCTGACCATGCTCGATGAAATCGGCGATGTCTCGAACATCGACAAGTTCATCGCCAAGGCCAAGGACAAGAACGATCCGTTCAAGCTGATGGGCTTCGGTCACCGCGTCTACAAGAACCGCGACCCACGTGCGACCGTGATGAAGCAGACTTGCGACGAAGTGTTGAAGGAACTGGGCATCCAGAACGATCCGCAACTCGAACTGGCCATGCGCCTGGAAGAGATCGCCCTGACCGACCCGTACTTCATCGAACGCTCGCTGTACCCGAACGTCGACTTCTACTCGGGGATCATCCTCAAGGCGATCGGCATTCCGACCAGCATGTTCACCGTGATCTTCGCCCTGGCACGTACTGTCGGCTGGATCTCGCACTGGAAGGAAATGCTCTCCAGCCCGTACAAGATTGGCCGTCCGCGTCAGCTGTACACTGGCTACGAGTCGCGGGATATCACCAAGCTGGAAGACCGCAAATAA
- a CDS encoding glycine betaine ABC transporter substrate-binding protein, whose product MKMRRLLGAGAALVLAMSSTFASAEKQTLNIGYVDGWSDSVATTHVAAEVIKQKLGYDVKLQAVATGIMWQGVATGKLDAMLSAWLPVTHGEYWTKNKDLVVDYGPNFKDAKIGLIVPEYVKAKTIEDLKTDDSFKKRIVGIDAGSGVMLKTDQAIKDYDLTGYQLKASSGAGMIAELTRAEKKNESIAVTGWVPHWMFAKWKLRFLDDPKGVYGAAETVNSIGSKELATKAPEVAKFLKNFQWASKDEIGEVMLAIQDGAKPDAAAKDWVAKHPDRVADWTK is encoded by the coding sequence ATGAAGATGCGACGACTTTTAGGCGCAGGTGCCGCTCTGGTGCTTGCGATGAGCTCCACTTTCGCCAGCGCTGAAAAACAGACCCTGAACATCGGTTACGTTGACGGCTGGTCCGACAGCGTGGCGACCACCCACGTGGCGGCCGAAGTGATCAAACAGAAACTCGGCTATGACGTGAAGCTCCAGGCCGTCGCTACCGGGATCATGTGGCAGGGCGTTGCCACCGGCAAACTCGACGCCATGCTGTCGGCCTGGCTGCCCGTGACCCACGGTGAATACTGGACGAAGAACAAGGATCTGGTCGTCGATTACGGCCCGAACTTCAAGGACGCGAAAATCGGCCTGATCGTGCCGGAGTACGTCAAAGCCAAGACCATTGAAGACCTGAAGACCGACGACAGCTTCAAGAAGCGCATCGTCGGCATCGACGCCGGTTCAGGCGTGATGCTCAAGACCGATCAGGCGATCAAGGATTACGACCTGACCGGCTATCAACTCAAGGCCAGTTCCGGCGCCGGCATGATTGCCGAGTTGACCCGTGCCGAGAAAAAGAACGAATCCATTGCCGTGACCGGTTGGGTGCCGCACTGGATGTTCGCCAAGTGGAAACTGCGCTTCCTCGACGACCCGAAAGGCGTGTATGGCGCGGCTGAAACCGTGAACAGCATCGGCAGCAAGGAACTGGCGACCAAGGCGCCGGAAGTAGCCAAGTTCCTGAAGAACTTCCAGTGGGCTTCGAAAGACGAAATCGGCGAAGTCATGCTGGCGATTCAGGACGGTGCCAAACCTGACGCAGCGGCCAAGGATTGGGTGGCCAAACACCCGGATCGCGTGGCTGACTGGACCAAGTAA
- a CDS encoding succinate dehydrogenase iron-sulfur subunit produces the protein MLQVSVYRYNPDQDAAPFMQEFQVDTGGKDLMVLDVLALIKEQDEGFSYRRSCREGVCGSDGMNINGKNGLACITPLSAVVKGNKLIVRPLPGLPVIRDLVVDMSIFYKQYEKVKPFLQNDTPAPAIERLQSPEEREKLDGLYECILCACCSTSCPSFWWNPDKFLGPAALLQAYRFLADSRDTKTSERLASLDDPFSVFRCRGIMNCVNVCPKGLNPTKAIGHIRNMLLSSGV, from the coding sequence ATGTTGCAAGTCAGTGTTTATCGTTACAACCCTGATCAGGACGCTGCGCCGTTCATGCAGGAATTCCAGGTCGATACCGGTGGTAAAGACCTGATGGTGCTGGACGTGCTGGCCCTGATCAAAGAGCAGGACGAGGGTTTCTCCTATCGTCGCTCTTGCCGTGAAGGTGTCTGCGGCTCCGACGGCATGAACATCAACGGCAAGAACGGCCTGGCGTGCATCACGCCGCTGTCCGCTGTCGTCAAAGGTAACAAGTTGATCGTTCGTCCTCTGCCAGGTTTGCCGGTTATCCGTGACCTGGTTGTCGATATGAGCATCTTCTACAAGCAATACGAGAAGGTTAAGCCATTCCTGCAGAACGACACGCCGGCTCCGGCCATCGAGCGTCTGCAGTCCCCTGAAGAGCGTGAAAAGCTCGACGGTCTGTACGAGTGCATCCTGTGCGCCTGCTGCTCGACCTCTTGCCCGTCCTTCTGGTGGAACCCGGACAAATTCCTGGGTCCAGCTGCCCTGCTGCAAGCGTACCGCTTCCTGGCAGACAGCCGTGACACCAAGACGTCCGAGCGTCTGGCGTCCCTCGATGACCCGTTCAGCGTCTTCCGCTGCCGGGGCATCATGAACTGCGTCAACGTATGTCCGAAAGGCCTGAACCCGACTAAGGCCATCGGTCACATCCGTAACATGCTGCTTTCGAGCGGCGTGTGA
- a CDS encoding cation acetate symporter — protein MIRRLLALLSIAAFAPAAWAADALTGEVHKQPLNVSAIVMFVVFVGATLCITYWASKRNKSAADYYAAGGKITGFQNGLAIAGDYMSAASFLGISALVFTSGYDGLIYSIGFLVGWPIILFLIAERLRNLGKYTFADVASYRLGQTQIRTLSACGSLVVVAFYLIAQMVGAGKLIQLLFGLDYHVAVILVGILMCLYVLFGGMLATTWVQIIKAVLLLSGASFMALMVMKHVNFDFNTLFSEAIKVHAKGEAIMSPGGLVKDPISAFSLGLALMFGTAGLPHILMRFFTVSDAKEARKSVLYATGFIGYFYILTFIIGFGAILLVSTNPAFKDAAGALLGGNNMAAVHLANAVGGSIFLGFISAVAFATILAVVAGLTLAGASAVSHDLYASVIKKGKANDKDEIRVSKITTIALGILAIGLGILFESQNIAFMVGLAFSIAASCNFPVLLLSMYWKKLTTRGAMIGGWLGLVSAVGLMILGPTIWVQILHHEKAIFPYEYPALFSMIIAFIGIWFFSVTDKSAAAENERALFFPQFVRSQTGLGASGAVSH, from the coding sequence ATGATCCGGCGTCTACTGGCTCTTTTGAGCATCGCAGCGTTCGCTCCAGCCGCCTGGGCCGCTGACGCCCTGACCGGCGAAGTCCACAAACAACCGCTCAACGTTTCCGCGATCGTCATGTTCGTGGTGTTCGTCGGCGCGACCCTGTGCATCACCTACTGGGCCTCCAAACGCAACAAGTCGGCTGCCGATTACTATGCGGCAGGCGGCAAAATCACCGGTTTCCAGAACGGTCTGGCGATTGCCGGTGACTACATGTCGGCGGCGTCCTTCCTGGGGATTTCCGCGCTGGTGTTCACTTCCGGTTACGACGGCCTGATCTACTCGATCGGCTTCCTGGTGGGCTGGCCGATCATTCTGTTCCTGATCGCCGAACGTCTGCGCAACCTGGGTAAATACACCTTTGCCGACGTGGCGTCCTACCGCCTCGGGCAAACCCAGATCCGCACGCTGTCGGCCTGCGGCTCGCTGGTGGTGGTGGCGTTCTATCTGATCGCGCAAATGGTCGGTGCCGGCAAGCTGATCCAGCTGCTGTTCGGTCTCGACTACCACGTTGCGGTGATTCTGGTCGGTATCCTGATGTGCCTCTACGTGCTGTTCGGCGGCATGCTGGCGACCACCTGGGTGCAGATCATCAAGGCCGTGCTGTTGCTGTCCGGTGCCTCGTTCATGGCGCTGATGGTGATGAAGCACGTCAACTTCGACTTCAACACCCTGTTCTCCGAAGCCATCAAGGTTCACGCCAAGGGCGAAGCGATCATGAGCCCCGGCGGTCTGGTGAAAGACCCGATCTCGGCGTTCTCCCTCGGTCTGGCACTGATGTTCGGTACCGCTGGCCTGCCACACATCCTGATGCGCTTCTTCACCGTGAGCGATGCGAAAGAAGCCCGTAAGAGCGTGCTGTACGCGACTGGCTTCATCGGCTACTTCTACATCCTGACCTTCATCATCGGCTTCGGCGCGATCCTGCTGGTCAGCACCAACCCGGCGTTCAAGGATGCAGCGGGCGCTCTGCTCGGCGGCAACAACATGGCGGCGGTGCACTTGGCCAACGCCGTGGGCGGCAGCATCTTCCTCGGCTTCATCTCGGCGGTGGCGTTTGCAACCATTCTCGCGGTAGTGGCGGGTCTGACCCTGGCTGGTGCTTCGGCGGTGTCTCACGACCTGTACGCCAGCGTGATCAAGAAAGGCAAAGCCAACGACAAGGATGAGATTCGCGTTTCGAAGATCACCACCATCGCACTGGGCATCCTGGCCATCGGCCTGGGCATTCTGTTCGAAAGCCAGAACATTGCGTTCATGGTCGGCCTGGCGTTCTCCATCGCGGCGAGCTGCAACTTCCCGGTGCTGCTGCTTTCGATGTACTGGAAGAAGCTGACCACTCGTGGCGCGATGATTGGCGGCTGGCTGGGTCTGGTGAGTGCGGTGGGGCTGATGATTCTTGGCCCGACCATCTGGGTGCAGATTCTGCATCACGAGAAGGCGATTTTCCCTTACGAGTATCCGGCGCTGTTTTCGATGATCATTGCGTTTATCGGGATCTGGTTCTTCTCTGTTACCGATAAATCGGCGGCGGCAGAGAATGAGCGTGCGCTGTTCTTCCCGCAGTTTGTGCGTTCGCAGACGGGGTTGGGGGCTAGTGGGGCGGTTTCGCACTGA
- a CDS encoding beta (1-6) glucans synthase, translated as MQVTCVALQPLGLTMSASSRFPFLPYLFACLLGLFALCGFWYGLGKPVILPDVATPTHKLQCASYTPFDKDQSPFDVPFKLRPERMDADLALLATRFECIRTYSMTGLEALPDLARKHGLKLMIGAWVNSNPVDTEKEVDLLIASANANPDVVSAVIVGNEALLRKEVTGAQLAKLINKVKRHIKQPVTYADVWEFWLKHPEVAPAVDFLTIHLLPYWEDDPSNIDAALQHVAEVRQVFGNKFAPKDVMIGETGWPSEGRQRETALPSRVNEAKFIRGFVTLAEQQGWHYNLIEAFDQPWKRGSEGAVGGYWGLFDADRQDKGVLAGPVSNVPDWSRWLALGGLIFVGTLMLGGRVRTTRSALVLPLLGALAACSIGAWGNLAWLTTRFASEWVWVGLLTALNLLVLAHAALTLSARNSWRERAFNAFERHAGWLAAAVGFAGAVMALEMVFDPRYRSFASAAFILPALVYLCRPVPVARREIALLTFIIGACIAPQLYREGLQNQQAWGWALVSVLMVAALWRCLRVRKG; from the coding sequence ATGCAGGTAACATGCGTCGCTTTGCAGCCACTCGGCCTGACCATGTCCGCATCCTCCCGCTTCCCTTTTCTTCCTTATCTGTTCGCCTGCCTGCTTGGCCTGTTTGCGCTTTGCGGCTTCTGGTACGGCCTCGGCAAACCGGTGATCCTGCCGGACGTCGCCACCCCGACCCACAAGTTGCAGTGCGCCTCCTACACCCCGTTCGACAAGGATCAGTCGCCGTTCGACGTACCGTTCAAACTGCGCCCGGAGCGCATGGACGCCGATCTCGCCCTGCTCGCGACTCGTTTCGAATGCATCCGCACCTATTCCATGACCGGCCTCGAAGCCCTGCCTGATCTGGCGCGCAAGCATGGTTTGAAGCTGATGATCGGCGCTTGGGTCAACAGCAATCCGGTGGACACCGAGAAAGAAGTCGATCTGCTGATCGCCTCGGCCAACGCCAACCCGGATGTGGTCAGCGCGGTGATCGTCGGCAACGAAGCGTTGCTGCGCAAGGAGGTCACCGGGGCGCAATTGGCGAAGCTGATCAACAAGGTCAAGCGCCATATCAAGCAGCCAGTGACCTACGCCGATGTCTGGGAGTTCTGGCTCAAGCACCCGGAAGTTGCGCCGGCGGTGGATTTCCTGACCATTCACTTGCTGCCGTACTGGGAAGATGATCCGTCGAACATCGACGCCGCCCTGCAACACGTAGCGGAAGTGCGTCAGGTGTTCGGCAACAAGTTCGCGCCCAAGGACGTGATGATTGGCGAAACCGGCTGGCCGAGCGAAGGCCGTCAGCGTGAGACCGCGTTGCCGAGCAGGGTCAACGAAGCCAAGTTCATTCGTGGTTTTGTCACCCTCGCCGAACAGCAGGGCTGGCATTACAACCTGATCGAAGCGTTCGACCAGCCGTGGAAGCGCGGCAGCGAAGGCGCGGTCGGCGGTTACTGGGGACTGTTCGATGCCGATCGTCAGGACAAAGGCGTACTGGCCGGGCCGGTGTCGAACGTACCCGACTGGTCGCGCTGGCTGGCGCTCGGTGGTCTGATCTTTGTCGGCACGTTGATGCTTGGCGGTCGGGTTCGCACCACACGCTCAGCGTTGGTGCTGCCATTGCTCGGCGCCCTCGCCGCGTGCTCGATCGGCGCCTGGGGCAATCTGGCATGGCTGACCACGCGGTTCGCCAGCGAATGGGTGTGGGTCGGTTTGCTGACTGCGTTGAATTTGCTGGTGCTGGCACACGCCGCGCTGACCTTGAGCGCCCGCAACAGCTGGCGTGAGCGCGCCTTCAACGCCTTCGAACGACACGCCGGCTGGCTGGCCGCTGCCGTCGGTTTCGCGGGTGCGGTGATGGCGCTGGAGATGGTGTTCGATCCACGCTATCGCAGTTTTGCGAGTGCGGCGTTCATTCTGCCGGCACTGGTTTACCTGTGCCGCCCGGTGCCGGTGGCCCGCCGGGAGATTGCCCTGCTGACCTTCATCATCGGTGCGTGCATTGCGCCGCAGTTGTACCGTGAAGGTCTGCAGAATCAGCAGGCCTGGGGCTGGGCGCTGGTCAGTGTGCTGATGGTGGCCGCGCTATGGCGCTGCCTGCGGGTTCGCAAAGGCTGA